From the Euphorbia lathyris chromosome 6, ddEupLath1.1, whole genome shotgun sequence genome, one window contains:
- the LOC136234268 gene encoding uncharacterized protein, producing MADTVQFRLERMVGELDDLEKRGLFTRSEIAEIVKQRRKYEYRLKRPSPMKQDYLTYIEYETQLESLRRLRKKTVVRDLKKSGNKKMKISVSDFAGVSRIVNIYRLAVTRFKGDVELWFRYLEFCRERRNGRMKKVLAQLIRFHPKVPGVWIYAAAWEFDYNLNVAAARALMQSGLRICPTSEDLWVEYLRMELTYLNKLKARKVALGEDKGTLVRDHDEQWREENSDVFMSIDEERRNSDELNVNGEDSEGKVDLFREQGLNILQTIYSGAVEALPGSMSLRKRLLEILEATELAHSEDMRNTILNDMKRDFCKDAEYWDWLARLEMTDCRSKQEMSDGIMPLQLQKAIEVYEEAVQFLPSPAMFKLYAKFFMDVLTPKREEKEFSGLSSHIEDYISHLLKIYETAETLGIISEDLACEYVLLHLQLRRLDEARKLAEKLCTGKLSDSVKLWLLRASIEIRYVTKNIPQPSKADMDSVFELLRRVLTKAKIAEAEDFWIMAIKFFVSEKRYFNKLVELSFTSVAKYGGSDDGFSLPSCLTNCVLQKDGVQHAREMYKRFLALPRPGLVLYKTCIELEENLASLGDKACLENARKIYDSALSTHDQNVRLWRDYHAMEVKLGTSETANAVYWRARKVLKDPAGFLTSPDIL from the exons ATGGCGGACACGGTGCAATTCCGGCTCGAGCGCATGGTCGGTGAGCTCGATGATTTAGAGAAGCGCGGACTTTTCACACGTTCCGAGATAGCTGAGATAGTCAAGCAGAGGCGAAAGTACGAGTATAGATTGAAGCGACCTAGTCCGATGAAACAGGATTACTTGACCTACATTGAGTATGAGACTCAGCTGGAATCGCTTCGCCGCCTGCGTAAGAAAACGGTGGTGCGTGATCTCAAGAAGAGCGGAAACAAGAAAATGAAGATCTCGGTTTCTGATTTTGCCGGTGTTTCGAGAATTGTCAATATTTATCGGTTAGCCGTAACTAGATTTAAAGGAGATGTTGAGCTTTGGTTTCGATACTTGGAGTTCTGTAGAGAGCGAAGGAATGGAAGAATGAAGAAG GTTTTGGCTCAATTAATTAGGTTCCACCCGAAGGTCCCAGGGGTTTGGATTTATGCTGCAGCTTGGGAGTTTGATTATAACTTAAATGTTGCAGCTGCTCGTGCTCTGATGCAGAGTGGTTTGAGGATTTGTCCAACTTCAGAAGATCTTTGGGTTGAGTATCTTCGGATGGAACTCACATATCTTAACAAGTTAAAAGCCCGAAAAGTTGCCCTTGGAGAGGACAAAGGAACTCTTGTTCGTGATCATGACGAACAATGGAGAGAAGAAAACAGTGATGTGTTTATGTCAATTgatgaagaaagaagaaataGTGACGAGTTAAATGTTAATGGTGAGGATTCTGAAGGGAAAGTGGATTTGTTTAGAGAACAAGGGCTGAACATTCTTCAAACTATCTATAGTGGAGCAGTAGAAGCTCTTCCTGGTAGTATGAGCTTGAGAAAGCGGTTATTGGAGATATTGGAGGCAACAGAATTGGCACATTCAGAAGATATGCGTAATACGATTTTGAATGATATGAAGAGAGATTTTTGTAAAGATGCAGAGTACTGGGACTGGCTTGCTAGACTTGAAATGACTGACTGTAGAAGTAAGCAGGAGATGAGTGATGGAATCATGCCACTGCAACTACAGAAAGCAATTGAG GTTTATGAGGAGGCTGTGCAATTTCTACCTTCTCCTGCTATGTTTAAACTGTATGCAAAGTTTTTTATGGATGTTCTTACCcctaaaagagaagagaaggaATTCTCTGGATTATCCAGTCATATTGAAGATTATATTTCTCATCTGTTGAAGATATACGAGACAGCTGAAACATTGGGAATCATTTCTGAGGATCTTGCTTGTGAATATGTTTTATTGCACTTGCAACTAAGGAGGCTAGATGAAGCCAGGAAGCTAGCAGAAAAACTTTGTACTGGGAAGCTATCAGATTCAGTAAAATTGTGGCTCTTAAGGGCCTCAATCGAAATTAGATACGTCACAAAGAATATTCCCCAACCAAGTAAAGCTGATATGGATTCAGTCTTTGAACTCCTTAGACGCGTTTTGACGAAAGCAAAAATAGCAGAAGCTGAGGACTTCTGGATAATG GCAATCAAATTTTTCGTATCGGAAAAGCGCTACTTTAATAAACTGGTCGAGTTATCGTTCACTTCAGTAGCTAAATACGGTGGCAGTGATGATGGGTTCTCCCTTCCTTCTTGCTTGACCAATTGTGTTCTTCAGAAGGATGGAGTTCAGCATGCAAGAGAGATGTATAAACG TTTTCTCGCGCTGCCACGCCCAGGTCTTGTTTTGTACAAAACTTGCATAGAGTTGGAAGAGAATCTTGCATCTCTTGGCGATAAAGCTTGCCTCGAAAATGCAAGAAAAATATATGATTCTGCACTTTCAACTCATGATCAGAATGTGAGATTGTGGCGAGATTACCATGCCATGGAGGTTAAG CTTGGAACATCTGAAACAGCAAACGCTGTATATTGGCGTGCGCGGAAGGTTCTAAAAGACCCTGCCGGATTTCTTACTTCTCCTGACATCTTGTAA